Proteins from a single region of Pseudomonadota bacterium:
- a CDS encoding NAD-dependent epimerase/dehydratase family protein gives MAKTALVCGAGGFIGGHLVKRLKQEGFWVRGADIKFHEHAETEADDFALGDLRDQRFVSQVVDRRFDEVYQLAADMGGAGYIFTGENDANVMHNSATINLNVLDACYKRNIKRVFYSSSACMYPEHNQLDPDNPNCAEDSAYPANPDSEYGWEKLFSERLYLAYNRNHGMQCRVARYHNIFGPEGTWTGGKEKAPAAVCRKVAEAPDGGNIEIWGDGLQTRSFLYIDECIEGTTRLLRSDFEGPVNVGSEEMISINDLARMVIGFTNKSLQINNVPGPEGVRGRNSDNRLIAEKLGWKPQLPLAVGMQKTYNWISAQVLPQQDRDAA, from the coding sequence ATGGCAAAAACAGCGTTGGTGTGTGGTGCAGGTGGCTTTATTGGTGGCCATCTGGTTAAGCGTTTGAAACAAGAAGGTTTCTGGGTCAGAGGCGCTGACATTAAATTCCATGAGCACGCCGAGACGGAAGCCGATGACTTTGCGCTTGGTGATCTGCGCGACCAACGGTTCGTCTCCCAGGTTGTCGACCGCAGATTTGACGAGGTCTACCAACTTGCTGCCGATATGGGCGGGGCCGGATATATTTTTACCGGCGAGAATGACGCCAACGTCATGCACAACTCAGCGACGATCAATCTGAACGTCCTCGACGCTTGCTACAAACGCAACATCAAGCGCGTCTTCTATTCGTCGTCCGCCTGCATGTATCCCGAGCATAACCAGCTCGATCCCGATAACCCCAACTGTGCCGAAGATAGCGCATACCCGGCTAATCCCGATAGTGAGTATGGCTGGGAAAAGCTCTTCTCAGAGCGCCTATATCTCGCCTACAACCGCAATCATGGCATGCAGTGTCGTGTGGCGCGCTATCATAATATTTTCGGCCCCGAAGGCACTTGGACAGGGGGCAAGGAGAAGGCGCCTGCTGCCGTTTGCCGAAAGGTGGCCGAAGCGCCGGACGGCGGCAATATCGAGATATGGGGCGATGGTCTGCAGACACGCTCATTTCTGTACATCGATGAGTGCATTGAAGGCACAACGCGTCTGCTGCGGTCGGACTTCGAAGGTCCGGTGAATGTTGGCTCCGAAGAGATGATTTCGATCAATGATTTGGCGCGCATGGTCATCGGCTTCACCAATAAGTCTCTACAGATCAACAACGTACCCGGCCCCGAAGGCGTTCGTGGCCGAAACTCGGACAATCGCCTGATCGCGGAGAAGCTGGGCTGGAAACCTCAGTTACCTTTGGCAGTTGGCATGCAGAAGACCTACAATTGGATTTCCGCCCAAGTGCTTCCGCAGCAGGACCGCGACGCAGCGTGA
- the rpmI gene encoding 50S ribosomal protein L35: protein MPKMKTKSGAKKRFKLTATGKVKVAQAGKRHMMIKRTNKFIRNARGTMVMAEPDARVVRKHFLPNG, encoded by the coding sequence ATGCCCAAGATGAAGACCAAGTCAGGCGCGAAAAAGCGCTTCAAACTGACCGCGACCGGCAAGGTTAAGGTTGCGCAGGCTGGCAAACGGCACATGATGATTAAGCGGACAAACAAGTTCATTCGGAACGCCCGCGGAACCATGGTGATGGCCGAACCAGACGCCCGGGTTGTCCGCAAACACTTCCTGCCGAACGGCTAA
- the rplT gene encoding 50S ribosomal protein L20, whose protein sequence is MSRVSRGVTNHARHKKVLKRAKGYYGRRKNTIRVAMQAVEKANQYAYRDRRTKKRTFRSLWIQRINAAAREHGMTYGSFINGLNKAGVEVDRKVLADLAVREPAAFNALVDTAKGALA, encoded by the coding sequence ATGTCTCGCGTTTCCCGCGGCGTAACCAACCACGCTCGCCACAAGAAAGTCCTCAAGCGAGCCAAAGGCTACTACGGACGGCGCAAAAATACGATCCGCGTCGCCATGCAGGCAGTCGAAAAGGCCAATCAATATGCCTACCGAGACCGCCGTACGAAAAAGCGGACCTTCCGTTCGCTCTGGATCCAACGCATCAACGCCGCAGCCCGTGAGCACGGCATGACTTATGGCAGCTTTATAAATGGCTTGAACAAGGCTGGCGTCGAGGTTGATCGAAAAGTCCTCGCCGATCTGGCCGTTCGAGAACCTGCCGCCTTTAACGCGCTGGTCGATACTGCGAAGGGTGCCTTGGCCTGA